From a region of the Salinispira pacifica genome:
- a CDS encoding response regulator, with translation MNTIRFSEEAEEQQERYNSRAESDNPWTIIVADDEGDVHMITKLVLENFRFDNRPVEILSSYSGEDALKTLEKHPNTAVVLLDVVMESYTAGLDVVNQIRNHFHNQEIRILLRSGQAGYANVSQIIQEFEINDFIRKENLRYQDLKDAVTLALRAFRDIKQAQYKTEGENRHNDEQGCGD, from the coding sequence ATGAATACAATCCGCTTCAGTGAAGAAGCTGAAGAGCAGCAGGAAAGGTACAACAGCAGGGCAGAGAGTGACAATCCCTGGACGATTATCGTGGCGGATGATGAAGGTGATGTACACATGATCACCAAACTGGTTCTGGAGAACTTCCGTTTCGACAATCGGCCGGTTGAAATTCTCAGCAGCTACTCCGGTGAAGACGCCCTGAAAACACTGGAAAAACATCCCAACACTGCGGTGGTGCTCCTTGATGTGGTAATGGAGAGCTATACCGCCGGTCTTGATGTGGTGAATCAGATTCGAAATCATTTTCATAATCAGGAAATACGAATCCTCCTGAGAAGCGGACAGGCAGGCTATGCGAATGTCTCCCAGATTATCCAGGAATTTGAAATCAACGACTTCATCCGGAAAGAAAACCTGCGGTACCAGGATCTGAAGGATGCGGTGACCCTGGCGCTCCGGGCATTTCGCGATATAAAGCAGGCTCAATATAAGACAGAGGGAGAAAACCGGCACAATGATGAACAGGGCTGCGGTGACTGA
- a CDS encoding YaaA family protein, whose product MIAAAVCLSPSKTQNVPGPPLTGDQGSAPGFMAEAREIAAIMKGKTPEYFTYGSKLGMQKAEAIYSTWQSWGGGNAPCMPAAQLYRGPAFSAFNNQRPAGSSRLFILSALYGILRQESCIQPYRLDLTHGDVRPGNNSLLEFWRPRVAGYFRELESAGRLDHIIDLCSTEFSRMIPGDVLPVTKVDFRQWKNGQWKSVSALSKQMRGHTAAWILSRKEFSLEALKEAEIEGYRYNKQLSGDTTLIFTPGGSRA is encoded by the coding sequence ATGATCGCTGCCGCAGTATGCCTTTCACCGTCCAAGACGCAGAATGTACCGGGGCCCCCGCTTACCGGCGATCAAGGTTCTGCTCCCGGATTTATGGCTGAAGCCCGGGAGATTGCCGCCATTATGAAAGGGAAAACTCCCGAGTATTTTACCTATGGTTCAAAATTGGGAATGCAAAAGGCAGAAGCCATCTATTCAACCTGGCAGTCCTGGGGCGGCGGCAATGCTCCCTGCATGCCTGCGGCCCAACTGTATCGGGGGCCCGCGTTCTCGGCGTTCAACAATCAACGGCCCGCGGGTAGCTCCCGCCTGTTCATCTTATCGGCCCTCTACGGGATTCTTCGCCAGGAAAGTTGTATTCAGCCCTATCGGCTGGATTTAACACACGGGGATGTTCGGCCTGGAAATAACAGCCTCCTTGAATTCTGGCGCCCCCGGGTGGCAGGGTATTTCCGGGAACTGGAATCTGCCGGCCGCCTGGACCATATCATTGATCTCTGCTCAACTGAATTCTCCCGGATGATTCCCGGGGATGTTCTGCCGGTAACCAAGGTTGATTTCAGGCAATGGAAAAACGGGCAGTGGAAAAGCGTGAGTGCCCTATCCAAGCAGATGCGGGGTCATACCGCAGCGTGGATTCTGTCCCGGAAAGAATTCAGCCTGGAAGCGCTGAAGGAAGCAGAGATAGAGGGCTACCGGTACAATAAACAATTATCCGGGGATACTACTCTGATCTTTACCCCGGGGGGCAGCAGAGCCTGA
- a CDS encoding alpha/beta fold hydrolase — MPDKVTIRDCSIGYELKNGEGVTKLLLNGIGMSMNHWMPFVDAYSQHAPFLLHDFRGQLFSEKPRGGYSLQNHADDTVQLMDHLGIETADIIGTSYGSEVAMEFAIAYPRRTRSLVIIDGVSELDPVLTAAVESWKSAALSDPRVFYRSLIPWNYSAGYLETHLAQLREREELVAGLPQEYFQAFASLCDAFAEIDLTPRLEMIQCPSLVMVGENDILKHRGFARIIADNIAGSRLEIIPSAGHAVVIEQPGEVARRTHDFLKQLE; from the coding sequence ATGCCGGATAAGGTAACAATTCGTGATTGCAGCATCGGATATGAACTGAAGAACGGTGAGGGGGTAACCAAGCTGCTTCTCAACGGTATCGGAATGTCAATGAATCACTGGATGCCCTTCGTGGATGCATATTCACAGCACGCCCCGTTTCTCCTTCATGACTTCCGGGGGCAGCTGTTCAGTGAGAAACCCCGGGGAGGATACTCCCTTCAGAATCATGCCGATGATACCGTTCAACTGATGGATCATCTGGGAATTGAAACTGCGGATATTATCGGTACATCCTACGGTTCAGAAGTTGCCATGGAATTTGCAATTGCATATCCCCGGAGGACCAGAAGCCTTGTGATCATCGACGGAGTAAGCGAGCTGGACCCGGTTCTCACCGCAGCAGTCGAAAGCTGGAAGAGCGCAGCTTTGAGCGATCCCAGGGTGTTCTACCGCAGCCTCATACCGTGGAATTACTCCGCAGGATATCTGGAAACCCATCTGGCCCAGCTCCGTGAACGGGAGGAACTGGTTGCCGGACTTCCACAGGAGTACTTTCAGGCCTTTGCTTCTCTCTGCGATGCATTCGCAGAAATAGATCTGACCCCACGACTTGAGATGATACAATGCCCAAGTCTGGTGATGGTGGGTGAGAATGATATTCTTAAACACCGGGGCTTCGCCCGAATTATCGCCGACAATATTGCAGGATCCAGGCTTGAAATAATCCCTTCGGCCGGTCATGCTGTGGTGATTGAGCAGCCCGGGGAAGTTGCCCGGCGAACCCATGATTTTCTGAAGCAGCTGGAGTAA
- a CDS encoding DUF302 domain-containing protein gives MSYYMNTEVKGTFEDVIGRTGEALAAEGFGVLTEIDVTATMKKKLDVDFRNYRILGACNPPFAHKALQAEDKIGTMLPCNVIVQETSPGTVEVAAVDPIKSMAAVENSSLEPIAREIREKLERVIDALR, from the coding sequence ATGAGCTATTACATGAATACTGAAGTGAAAGGCACATTTGAAGATGTTATCGGCCGGACCGGCGAGGCCCTGGCGGCAGAAGGATTCGGGGTACTCACGGAAATTGACGTAACCGCCACCATGAAAAAGAAGCTGGACGTGGATTTTCGGAATTACCGTATTCTTGGAGCCTGCAACCCTCCATTCGCCCATAAGGCTCTTCAGGCGGAAGATAAAATCGGCACCATGCTGCCCTGCAACGTTATTGTTCAGGAAACCTCTCCGGGAACCGTGGAAGTTGCCGCAGTGGATCCCATCAAGTCAATGGCGGCGGTTGAAAATTCCAGCCTCGAACCCATTGCCCGGGAAATCCGCGAAAAACTGGAACGGGTGATCGACGCCCTCCGCTGA
- a CDS encoding efflux RND transporter periplasmic adaptor subunit, with amino-acid sequence MKHRTQNIHGSVRLLQILALLIFPVLILSCSPAEDQDGSAGTQAGDSISRQSAPEDPPAVKTATIQEGRLRSSVFASGIIRGFEEVILRAVNPGIITEVNFELGERIRTGEVILQLDDHIADLNFRQLSREYDSALIDLESQRALYERGSISQSAYNQAQARVDGLAARLEQAGDALENTRISSPIEGRVADKAEGLIPGDRISAGTRLARVVNLQRLRVELSLGQDQIFLIQEGQEARIRISSPRGEILGEGFVQAVAAGSDPQTGSWKVIVEFDNPRPEILKAGMSAEVEIQSDVERLQPIVPTGALIREEVDSIFLLREGTAVKQQVEVLDQYGSMAAVRSAGNQIELPGQRVLISGLGNLNDGDPVRTEDRIAQMN; translated from the coding sequence ATGAAACACAGAACACAAAACATACACGGTAGTGTGCGGCTGCTTCAGATACTGGCTCTTCTTATTTTCCCGGTTCTTATTCTGTCCTGCTCTCCGGCAGAGGATCAGGACGGTTCTGCCGGCACACAGGCCGGGGATTCCATTTCCCGGCAATCTGCACCCGAAGATCCTCCTGCGGTAAAAACCGCAACCATTCAGGAGGGTCGCCTGAGAAGCAGCGTGTTTGCCAGCGGAATTATCCGGGGCTTTGAAGAAGTGATCCTTCGTGCAGTGAACCCGGGAATTATCACCGAAGTGAATTTTGAACTGGGGGAACGGATCCGGACCGGAGAAGTCATCCTCCAGCTGGATGACCATATTGCTGATTTGAATTTCCGCCAGCTGAGCCGTGAGTACGATAGTGCACTAATCGATCTGGAATCCCAGCGGGCATTGTACGAACGGGGCTCCATTTCCCAATCTGCCTACAACCAGGCCCAGGCCCGGGTGGACGGGCTGGCAGCCAGACTTGAGCAGGCCGGGGATGCATTGGAAAATACCAGAATTTCCTCACCTATTGAAGGAAGAGTTGCAGACAAGGCCGAAGGGCTCATACCCGGAGACAGAATTTCAGCGGGAACCCGGCTTGCCAGGGTGGTGAACCTGCAACGGCTGCGGGTGGAGTTGTCCCTGGGACAGGATCAGATTTTTCTGATTCAGGAAGGTCAGGAGGCCCGAATCCGCATATCCAGCCCCAGGGGGGAAATTCTGGGCGAAGGATTCGTACAGGCCGTTGCCGCAGGCAGCGATCCCCAGACCGGCAGCTGGAAGGTGATTGTGGAGTTTGACAATCCCAGGCCTGAGATTCTCAAAGCGGGGATGAGCGCGGAAGTGGAGATTCAAAGCGATGTGGAACGGCTGCAGCCCATTGTGCCCACAGGGGCTCTGATACGGGAAGAAGTGGATTCCATATTTCTTCTCCGGGAAGGAACGGCGGTGAAGCAGCAGGTGGAGGTGCTTGATCAATACGGTTCCATGGCGGCGGTGCGCTCCGCCGGAAATCAGATAGAACTTCCGGGACAGAGAGTTCTCATCAGCGGTCTTGGCAATCTCAATGACGGGGATCCTGTGCGAACCGAAGACCGAATCGCGCAGATGAACTGA
- a CDS encoding MFS transporter, producing the protein MSNSRPRNSAAFYWHSALLAVTVTFTDINTVLPSLILGEGGTEVHVGILTAIMVGVPLAAQLLFAGWLHTRSRKKPALLGGIYLRIASLGGLALLLFHGRGNSLSVLLVSLYSLLLLFNLGGAFAGVSYIDLVGKSFTSGDRQKFVLRRQLVMSMGILLSALLTRQILAVLGAENSYPLLFALSAASLLLASLGFWFIREKPVESGEHAETAAGILRKIPEYLKKDHTLSRYVISANLLGFGTVLLPFYVALANRVYQVQSGMIGNLVLIQIGGMVLGNLLWHRVVKRFGFKGMLRVWSILGFSVPLLALAAARLFPFQGFLPVFIFTGLYLGAQKMTDDAVLMEISSDENRALYSGMFGTFNISLALFPLIMGGLISIIGYTVVFIFVSAAAAVSLLFIRKMICPVDVPHYSPFSDDIVRE; encoded by the coding sequence ATGAGTAATTCCCGGCCCCGGAACAGCGCTGCATTTTACTGGCACTCGGCCCTGCTCGCCGTAACGGTTACCTTCACTGATATTAACACCGTACTTCCCTCACTGATTCTCGGCGAGGGGGGGACTGAAGTTCATGTGGGCATTCTCACCGCCATTATGGTGGGGGTCCCCCTGGCCGCCCAGCTCCTTTTTGCAGGCTGGCTTCACACCCGATCCCGGAAAAAACCAGCTCTTCTGGGGGGTATTTATTTACGGATTGCCTCCCTTGGGGGCCTTGCCCTGCTTCTGTTTCACGGAAGGGGAAATTCTCTTTCGGTATTGCTGGTTTCTTTGTATTCCCTTCTGCTGCTGTTTAACCTGGGAGGTGCATTTGCCGGGGTGAGCTACATCGACCTGGTGGGAAAATCGTTTACATCTGGTGACAGGCAGAAATTCGTTCTTCGCCGTCAACTGGTAATGAGCATGGGAATACTTCTCTCCGCCCTGCTTACCCGGCAGATTCTGGCTGTTCTGGGAGCTGAGAATAGCTACCCTCTGCTGTTTGCCCTGTCTGCCGCGAGTCTTTTGCTGGCAAGCCTGGGGTTCTGGTTCATCAGGGAAAAACCGGTTGAGTCAGGGGAGCATGCCGAAACTGCGGCAGGCATATTACGGAAAATTCCTGAATATCTGAAAAAAGATCATACTTTGAGTCGCTACGTGATATCCGCAAATCTCCTGGGATTCGGTACCGTGCTTCTTCCGTTTTATGTGGCTCTGGCCAACCGGGTGTACCAGGTGCAGTCCGGGATGATAGGTAATCTGGTGTTGATTCAGATCGGAGGCATGGTGCTGGGGAATCTGCTCTGGCACCGGGTGGTGAAGCGCTTCGGGTTCAAGGGGATGCTCAGGGTCTGGAGTATTCTGGGCTTTTCCGTGCCCCTCCTTGCACTGGCGGCGGCACGGCTGTTCCCGTTCCAGGGTTTCCTGCCGGTTTTTATTTTCACAGGATTGTATCTGGGGGCTCAGAAAATGACAGATGATGCTGTGCTCATGGAGATCAGCAGCGATGAAAACAGGGCTCTGTACAGCGGTATGTTCGGAACCTTCAATATTTCTCTGGCCCTGTTTCCCTTGATCATGGGCGGGCTGATATCAATTATCGGATACACTGTGGTATTTATCTTCGTCTCCGCAGCCGCCGCCGTATCTCTCCTGTTCATCAGAAAAATGATATGTCCGGTGGATGTTCCCCACTATTCTCCGTTCAGCGATGATATTGTCAGGGAGTGA
- a CDS encoding ABC transporter ATP-binding protein, which translates to MNYIMEVESLEKKFGNVHAVKGISFGIPQGSCFGLLGPNGAGKTTTIEIMEGIQKPGSGTITFKGNPTGQKFREKVGIQFQHTALPEFITVKETLELFSSFYPDPRPRDEVIRLCSLEDIIDRDNRKLSGGQRQRMLLALAILPKPEIVFLDEPTTGLDPQSRRNFWELIQRIRSENTTVLLTTHYMDEAQVLCDQIAIMDHGRILELDTPEALLNRHFQGAIIQIPWKEGFTLQDGKAVAEKLGAELDPQGMKIITSQMDRTIKSLLEANVNIDGLSVHKPNLEDLFIKLTGSSLRA; encoded by the coding sequence ATGAACTATATAATGGAAGTGGAATCTCTGGAGAAGAAATTCGGTAACGTACATGCGGTAAAGGGTATATCCTTCGGAATTCCCCAAGGAAGCTGTTTTGGTCTTCTCGGCCCCAACGGTGCAGGAAAAACAACAACCATTGAAATCATGGAAGGCATCCAGAAACCAGGCTCCGGGACCATTACCTTCAAGGGAAATCCCACCGGCCAGAAATTCAGGGAAAAAGTGGGCATCCAGTTCCAGCACACCGCATTGCCGGAATTCATCACGGTAAAAGAAACACTTGAGCTTTTTTCCAGCTTCTACCCCGATCCCCGTCCCCGGGATGAGGTTATAAGGCTCTGTTCCCTGGAGGATATTATCGACAGGGACAACCGGAAATTATCCGGCGGACAACGGCAGAGGATGCTTCTTGCCCTTGCCATTCTGCCCAAACCGGAAATTGTGTTTCTGGATGAACCCACAACCGGCCTGGACCCCCAATCACGCCGGAATTTCTGGGAGCTGATTCAACGGATACGCAGCGAAAACACCACGGTTCTGCTGACAACTCATTATATGGATGAGGCGCAGGTGCTGTGTGATCAGATTGCAATAATGGATCACGGCCGGATTCTGGAGCTTGACACACCGGAGGCTCTGCTGAACCGGCATTTCCAGGGCGCCATCATCCAAATTCCCTGGAAGGAAGGGTTCACTCTCCAGGACGGCAAAGCGGTGGCGGAAAAACTGGGTGCGGAGCTGGATCCCCAGGGAATGAAAATTATCACCTCCCAGATGGACCGGACAATCAAGAGTCTCCTGGAAGCGAATGTGAACATTGACGGTCTCAGCGTTCACAAACCGAATCTTGAAGACCTGTTTATTAAACTCACGGGGTCATCGCTGAGAGCCTGA
- a CDS encoding methyl-accepting chemotaxis protein, with protein sequence MTVTVKLRIIVGVVVLPVLLLGAFGFALYTSTFNQVYDEEKQGLLALADLVAEELYIPIAQKYQILQSLRTDRQFKEAIELLPLNTVDYEAMRNAVPDYEDLRNRLIDITTGTPIDLLYVASEDAQILFSDREPELPASYVPRERPWYTGAVERYREFQRSGASAEDIIGGGNTVTGSRESLFFFTPPYPTAEEGAEQSYAVTASAVILQGNQVRGVAALDYDIAELSQVAANLAREHEILIALYDPQSMSQIFSLQSGFLDPSDDANALRNVALNLGYDPEKVDTLVQEIQNIGEVYFEGNSAQLGLSMLQTTEMRGAPIGIMVGQSLDEVVAGVRSRVFPPIFIGILIAIIVQMAGVFYIGRSVFRPLNQLTLAIQELSQGSGDLTSSIDVYRRDEFGTISSGFNEFVLKLHDIVVNIKTAAEVVTREKEDLLSNTEESASAATQITANVDSVKSQIANLDEQIQSVSSAMEEIQATAVSLNSNTDTQKLAVDQATASIEQMVASLRSVAGIVQAKQNAATELQSVIEDAGSKVNDAAEAYNEVVQLADRISEMSEVIQNIASQTNLLSMNAAIEAAHAGESGRGFAVVAEEIRKLAEVAQTNSTQITDVVNEITRKVDVAASVATNSSKAFQQVRDETQSTIQALNEINSSTQELSEGGEQIIQANSALNEVSTSVQQSAKEMESTVAMVTKSTNEIADISRSVNSAMSEIATGVNEVSLSSDHIREISYRLSDSSKALNAETEKFITKQSANVPEPDAGADPEVEAVPAADVEPEHDGGQAS encoded by the coding sequence ATGACAGTAACCGTGAAACTTCGGATTATTGTGGGAGTAGTTGTACTCCCTGTTTTGCTGTTGGGAGCCTTCGGCTTTGCGCTGTACACCAGTACATTCAATCAGGTATACGATGAAGAGAAACAGGGACTGTTGGCCCTGGCGGATCTGGTGGCAGAGGAATTGTATATTCCCATTGCACAAAAATACCAGATTCTGCAAAGCCTCCGCACAGACCGCCAGTTCAAGGAAGCAATAGAGCTTCTCCCGCTGAATACGGTGGATTATGAAGCGATGCGCAATGCGGTGCCCGACTATGAAGATCTGCGAAACAGACTCATCGATATCACCACCGGAACGCCCATTGATCTGCTCTATGTTGCCAGTGAAGACGCACAGATTCTCTTCTCCGACCGGGAACCTGAGTTGCCCGCATCCTATGTTCCCCGGGAAAGACCCTGGTATACGGGAGCCGTTGAACGTTACCGGGAATTCCAACGCTCCGGAGCCTCCGCCGAGGATATTATCGGAGGAGGCAATACGGTCACCGGCTCAAGGGAGTCTTTGTTCTTCTTCACTCCTCCATACCCCACCGCAGAAGAAGGAGCAGAGCAAAGTTATGCGGTTACCGCTTCAGCCGTCATCCTTCAGGGGAACCAGGTGAGGGGAGTGGCCGCACTGGATTATGACATTGCCGAGCTGTCCCAGGTCGCTGCTAATCTGGCCCGGGAACATGAAATTCTCATCGCACTGTACGATCCCCAGAGCATGAGCCAGATTTTCAGCCTACAGAGCGGATTTCTGGACCCCAGCGATGATGCAAATGCCCTGAGAAACGTGGCGCTGAATCTGGGCTATGACCCTGAAAAAGTGGATACTCTGGTTCAGGAAATCCAGAATATCGGTGAGGTGTACTTTGAGGGCAACAGCGCTCAGCTGGGCCTTTCCATGCTGCAGACCACCGAGATGAGGGGAGCCCCCATCGGCATAATGGTGGGACAGAGTCTGGATGAAGTCGTCGCCGGCGTACGAAGCAGAGTATTCCCGCCCATCTTCATTGGAATTCTCATTGCAATAATCGTCCAGATGGCCGGGGTGTTCTACATCGGCAGATCGGTGTTCCGGCCGCTGAATCAGCTCACCCTGGCCATTCAGGAGCTGTCACAGGGAAGCGGCGATTTAACCAGCAGCATTGACGTGTACAGGAGAGATGAGTTCGGTACAATCTCATCAGGATTCAATGAATTTGTATTGAAGCTCCACGATATTGTGGTGAATATCAAAACTGCAGCTGAAGTTGTAACCCGGGAAAAAGAGGATCTTCTCTCCAACACCGAAGAATCCGCCAGTGCTGCAACCCAGATTACCGCCAACGTGGATTCTGTAAAATCCCAGATTGCCAATCTGGATGAGCAAATTCAATCGGTCTCCTCCGCCATGGAGGAAATTCAGGCCACTGCGGTATCGCTGAATTCCAACACCGATACCCAAAAATTGGCGGTGGATCAGGCGACCGCCTCCATAGAACAGATGGTTGCCTCCCTGAGATCTGTTGCCGGAATCGTCCAGGCAAAACAGAATGCCGCAACAGAACTTCAGTCAGTTATTGAAGATGCGGGATCCAAGGTGAACGACGCCGCAGAAGCGTACAACGAGGTGGTTCAGCTTGCTGACAGAATTTCTGAGATGTCCGAGGTGATCCAGAACATCGCAAGCCAGACCAATCTTCTGTCCATGAATGCCGCGATAGAAGCAGCCCATGCAGGCGAATCGGGCCGGGGATTTGCAGTGGTCGCCGAAGAGATTCGGAAGCTTGCCGAGGTCGCCCAGACGAACTCCACCCAGATCACCGATGTTGTAAACGAAATCACCCGCAAAGTGGATGTCGCCGCTTCGGTGGCAACCAATTCAAGCAAAGCCTTCCAGCAGGTGAGGGATGAAACCCAATCCACAATTCAGGCTCTGAATGAAATCAACAGTTCAACCCAGGAGCTTTCCGAAGGCGGCGAGCAGATTATTCAGGCCAATTCCGCCCTGAACGAAGTATCCACATCGGTGCAGCAATCCGCCAAAGAGATGGAAAGCACGGTGGCCATGGTTACAAAATCCACCAATGAGATAGCGGATATCAGCCGTTCAGTTAACTCTGCAATGTCAGAAATTGCCACCGGCGTGAATGAGGTGTCCCTCAGCTCCGACCACATCCGGGAAATCAGTTACCGCCTCTCTGACTCCTCCAAGGCCCTGAACGCGGAGACAGAGAAATTTATTACCAAGCAATCGGCGAATGTTCCGGAACCAGATGCCGGGGCAGATCCCGAGGTTGAAGCCGTTCCGGCAGCGGATGTTGAACCGGAACATGACGGCGGCCAGGCATCCTGA
- a CDS encoding ATP-binding protein: MMNRAAVTDMKVRLGGCRFISGGMGPLGLLPVLLGIYFFISPVEPLRSQTLQAAFIPDLYPLSYLDQDGTRTGFYIDLLQALAEELDYEIQYRDGSWGESFQRTVDGDLDLLISVTYTPERDEFLDYVPLRVLTGWTQVILPQNSDVENVIDLQGLSVGVMRGDNNGEAFVDFVGSFEISQPRLIIYDSFSEILTALSAGDLDAGVVQSFTPVENYPRLKRSAIMFNPFHTSYATASGNIPQVIEDMETIIGRWKEQESSPYYRIFNRYFGGAERVVIPPWLTAIMIILILTAVFSWLIVRYLTLALRRSNQSLEELNATLEEKVEQRSRLLEDSRKELLEKEKMAALGNMVAGIAHEVNTPVGVAVTASSYLQEMVGKIHRDYQNDALSQRAFRDFISQAESSSVMIQSNLLRAGELIQSFKEISVDHSVDEPRTINLREYCDSVLLSLSPRLKDCPVEYRLQAEDAELHIRPGSIAQILTNLFENALIHGFPETEMPSSPLISITTGIEQTNGIPHSTPPLRTLKIVVEDNGKGIDPHILPRIYEPFISSKRFEGSSGLGLSIVHNLVVQQLNGTIRAEPRPGRGTCFTIHIPLPD; this comes from the coding sequence ATGATGAACAGGGCTGCGGTGACTGACATGAAAGTCCGGCTTGGCGGCTGTCGCTTCATTTCCGGCGGCATGGGCCCCTTGGGTTTACTCCCGGTTCTGCTGGGCATCTATTTTTTTATCAGCCCGGTTGAGCCTTTGCGCTCGCAGACTCTTCAGGCAGCATTCATTCCCGATTTATATCCCCTATCGTATCTTGATCAGGACGGTACACGGACAGGATTTTATATAGACCTCTTACAGGCCCTGGCAGAGGAGCTTGACTACGAGATTCAGTATCGGGATGGAAGCTGGGGGGAAAGCTTCCAAAGAACGGTGGATGGCGACCTGGATCTTCTTATCAGTGTGACCTATACCCCTGAAAGGGATGAATTTCTGGACTACGTTCCCCTGCGGGTTTTGACTGGATGGACCCAGGTAATTCTCCCGCAAAATTCTGATGTTGAGAACGTAATCGATTTACAGGGTCTTTCTGTGGGGGTTATGCGGGGTGATAACAACGGCGAAGCTTTTGTGGATTTCGTGGGGAGCTTTGAAATTTCTCAACCCCGTCTCATCATTTATGACAGCTTCTCAGAAATTCTCACAGCTCTTTCAGCCGGCGATCTGGATGCAGGAGTTGTTCAGAGCTTCACCCCGGTGGAAAATTATCCGCGGCTAAAACGCAGCGCCATCATGTTCAATCCCTTTCACACCAGTTACGCAACTGCTTCGGGGAATATTCCCCAGGTAATTGAAGATATGGAAACGATTATAGGCAGATGGAAAGAACAGGAAAGTTCACCATATTACCGGATTTTCAACAGGTACTTCGGCGGAGCTGAACGGGTTGTCATCCCACCCTGGCTTACGGCAATTATGATAATATTGATTCTGACTGCCGTATTTTCCTGGCTGATTGTCCGTTACCTCACCCTGGCCCTTCGACGGAGCAATCAGAGTCTGGAAGAACTGAATGCAACTCTTGAGGAAAAAGTTGAGCAGCGCAGCAGGCTTCTGGAAGATTCACGTAAAGAACTTCTGGAAAAGGAAAAAATGGCTGCGCTTGGAAACATGGTGGCCGGGATCGCCCATGAAGTCAACACACCCGTGGGAGTGGCCGTTACCGCATCCAGTTATCTCCAGGAAATGGTTGGGAAAATCCACCGGGACTATCAGAATGACGCACTCAGTCAAAGGGCATTCCGGGATTTCATCAGTCAGGCAGAAAGTTCCAGCGTCATGATACAGAGCAATCTTCTCCGGGCAGGGGAACTGATACAATCGTTCAAGGAGATATCAGTGGATCATTCCGTTGATGAGCCCCGAACAATCAACCTGCGGGAATACTGCGATTCAGTTTTACTCAGTTTATCACCCCGCCTGAAAGACTGTCCTGTGGAGTACCGGCTTCAGGCCGAGGATGCCGAATTACACATACGACCGGGAAGCATCGCACAAATCCTCACAAACCTATTCGAAAACGCCCTGATACACGGTTTTCCCGAAACCGAAATGCCCTCCTCACCTCTCATCAGTATAACTACCGGCATAGAACAGACAAACGGCATCCCCCACTCCACCCCGCCCCTGCGTACTTTGAAGATTGTGGTGGAAGATAACGGAAAAGGCATAGATCCCCACATACTTCCCAGGATCTATGAACCGTTTATCAGCAGCAAGCGCTTTGAAGGTTCCTCCGGGCTGGGCCTGAGCATTGTTCATAATCTTGTTGTGCAGCAGCTGAACGGTACCATCAGAGCCGAACCCCGCCCCGGCCGGGGAACCTGCTTTACAATTCACATCCCCCTCCCGGATTAA